The following proteins are encoded in a genomic region of Spirosoma sp. SC4-14:
- a CDS encoding DUF4136 domain-containing protein, producing MRKVLMLASLLAVIYACSPRVTVDKNNRVDFSKYKTYAWMDSDVKAGQNPVYYNSLATESVENTMNGVLSNKGLQEVNANPDLLIGYHFFVEDKTRTVAAPSSPIYGPYMGWGRWGWRGWMPGWWGWGGQQYVQQQYKAGTLVVDMVDTRTHKLVWRGSVEDALIDPTRITAHLTREVQRIVEKYPDQKS from the coding sequence ATGAGAAAAGTGCTGATGTTAGCCAGTTTACTGGCAGTGATTTATGCGTGTTCGCCACGGGTAACTGTCGATAAGAACAACCGGGTCGATTTCAGTAAATACAAAACCTATGCCTGGATGGACTCCGACGTTAAGGCGGGTCAAAACCCTGTTTATTATAACTCGCTAGCCACTGAAAGCGTCGAAAATACGATGAATGGCGTGCTGTCCAATAAAGGACTTCAGGAGGTTAACGCCAACCCTGATCTGCTGATCGGTTACCATTTTTTTGTGGAAGATAAAACCCGTACGGTAGCCGCTCCGTCGTCTCCAATCTATGGTCCATATATGGGTTGGGGCCGCTGGGGATGGCGAGGATGGATGCCTGGCTGGTGGGGCTGGGGTGGCCAGCAATACGTTCAGCAACAGTATAAAGCCGGAACTCTTGTTGTCGACATGGTCGATACCCGCACCCATAAACTGGTATGGCGCGGATCGGTAGAAGATGCCTTGATTGACCCAACCCGCATAACCGCTCACTTAACCCGCGAAGTGCAGCGAATTGTTGAAAAATATCCCGATCAAAAAAGTTAA
- a CDS encoding sugar phosphate nucleotidyltransferase has protein sequence MQPTLLILAAGMGSRYGGVKQLDKFGPNGETIIDYSLFDAIRAGFGKVVFIIREELRADFDDVFGEKLAGKIDVDYAIQRLDSYVPEEAGEVRRSKPWGTGHAMLCAKDHTKTPFAVINADDFYGFEAFQLIGDFLKNDTDDQLQAMVGYEVKKTLSENGSVSRGVCTVNENGNLTTVIERTKIYEKEGRIVYEEADGLTPLAPETPVSMNFWGFKPSVFPLVQHQFESYAIANINSPKAEFYIPTVMTNLIQTDLGHCKVFRSRSEWFGVTYPEDKPIVQAALQQLHNDGKYPDKLW, from the coding sequence ATGCAACCTACCCTTTTAATCCTGGCGGCTGGTATGGGTAGCCGTTATGGTGGCGTAAAACAACTCGATAAGTTTGGACCCAATGGTGAGACCATTATCGACTATTCGCTCTTTGATGCTATTCGGGCTGGTTTTGGCAAAGTAGTGTTTATTATTCGTGAAGAACTACGTGCCGATTTTGACGACGTATTTGGCGAGAAATTAGCCGGTAAAATAGACGTTGATTATGCCATTCAGCGGCTGGATTCCTATGTACCTGAAGAAGCGGGCGAGGTGCGTCGGTCGAAACCCTGGGGAACGGGCCATGCCATGCTTTGCGCCAAAGATCATACAAAAACGCCTTTTGCTGTGATCAATGCCGATGATTTCTACGGCTTCGAGGCTTTTCAGTTAATCGGCGATTTCCTGAAAAACGATACTGACGACCAACTGCAGGCAATGGTTGGCTATGAGGTGAAGAAAACCTTATCAGAAAACGGTTCGGTATCGCGGGGAGTATGTACCGTAAACGAAAACGGCAATCTGACAACGGTAATCGAACGGACAAAAATTTATGAGAAAGAAGGCCGGATTGTGTATGAAGAAGCTGATGGTCTGACGCCTTTAGCGCCCGAAACGCCTGTTTCCATGAATTTTTGGGGTTTTAAGCCTTCGGTATTTCCGCTGGTGCAGCACCAGTTTGAAAGCTACGCTATTGCCAACATCAACTCGCCTAAGGCCGAATTTTATATTCCGACCGTAATGACGAATCTGATCCAGACCGACCTGGGGCATTGTAAAGTGTTCCGAAGCCGGTCAGAGTGGTTTGGAGTCACGTACCCGGAAGATAAACCCATTGTGCAGGCGGCATTGCAGCAACTGCATAACGATGGCAAATACCCGGACAAGTTGTGGTAA
- a CDS encoding homogentisate 1,2-dioxygenase, whose amino-acid sequence MPFYYSLGRIPQKRHTQFEKPDAAGLYYEQLFGTIGFEGMSSLLYHVHRPTMVREVRESVDMSPKIAVDKNMLSRKLIGFSIPTANDYLTSRIPLLVNNDLIFGLAAPQQSLSNYFYKNADSDEMLFIHRGSGRLRTLFGTIPFQYGDYLIIPRGTIYQIEFDSTDNRLLYVESHSPIYTPRRYRNQFGQLLEHSPYCERDIIRPGSLETHDETGDFLIKIKKQGALHSLVYASHPFDVVGWDGYNFPYGFSIFNFEPITGRVHQPPPVHQTFQTDSFVVCSFVPRLFDYHPKAIPAPYNHSNIDSDEVIYYVDGDFMSRNDIAAGHITLHPGGIPHGPAPGAMERSIGKKETQEYAVMVDTFRPLMLTEQALQIDDGNYYKSWLAL is encoded by the coding sequence ATGCCATTCTATTATTCACTTGGTCGCATTCCGCAGAAACGGCATACTCAATTCGAGAAGCCAGATGCCGCAGGGCTGTATTATGAGCAGTTGTTTGGTACCATTGGTTTTGAGGGAATGTCGTCGTTGTTATACCATGTTCACCGCCCAACAATGGTACGCGAAGTGCGCGAAAGCGTGGACATGAGCCCCAAAATTGCCGTCGATAAAAATATGCTGTCGCGGAAACTCATTGGCTTTTCGATACCGACCGCCAACGACTATCTGACGAGCCGGATACCCCTACTGGTCAATAACGACTTGATTTTTGGGCTTGCGGCCCCACAGCAATCGCTATCCAACTATTTTTATAAGAATGCCGATTCCGATGAAATGCTGTTTATTCACCGCGGGTCGGGTCGGCTACGAACCCTGTTTGGAACAATACCATTCCAATATGGCGACTATCTGATTATTCCGCGTGGAACTATTTACCAGATCGAATTCGATTCTACCGACAATCGGCTGCTGTATGTTGAGTCGCACTCGCCAATTTATACGCCCAGGCGGTATCGGAATCAGTTTGGTCAGTTGCTGGAACACTCGCCTTATTGCGAACGCGACATCATCCGGCCCGGCTCACTGGAAACGCATGACGAAACCGGTGATTTCCTGATCAAAATTAAAAAACAGGGCGCTCTGCATTCGCTGGTTTATGCCAGCCATCCGTTCGATGTAGTGGGCTGGGACGGATACAACTTTCCGTATGGCTTCTCGATTTTCAATTTTGAACCCATAACGGGCCGCGTCCATCAGCCACCACCCGTCCACCAAACCTTCCAGACCGATTCGTTTGTCGTCTGTTCGTTTGTGCCCCGCTTGTTCGATTATCACCCAAAGGCTATTCCTGCCCCTTATAACCACTCGAATATCGACTCCGACGAGGTCATATATTATGTCGACGGTGATTTTATGTCGCGCAATGATATTGCCGCCGGGCATATTACCCTGCATCCCGGCGGTATTCCACACGGCCCGGCACCGGGTGCAATGGAGCGCAGCATTGGCAAAAAAGAAACGCAGGAGTACGCTGTCATGGTCGATACGTTTCGTCCGCTGATGCTAACCGAACAGGCTTTGCAGATTGACGACGGCAACTACTACAAATCGTGGTTAGCGTTGTAA
- a CDS encoding OmpA family protein encodes MAVNLLDLAKAYLTNTVVNQVSNHLGESTTQTQTALNSVLPAVLGGIIQKASEPGGPSTIMNLIGQLTTPNRNTGEVIGSTNGVLGQLDDLINGKSGQFSSLLSVGSDLVSSLFGNKAASIAEAISSFSGVKQSSASSLMSLVSPILLSLIGKKMTDDGSGPVGLTNLLNSQAPLVEAAVPSGLASLLSTIPGLGLLGGLGAKLSNMTSAARESTATYKPSSVPIYNDDDDNRGNGNRWLPWLLLALGALALFFVLRSCQKDSTTTTSSAENSMGATVDSTASDVSAATDSLGSAVGAAIDSAEQELAEATAKLGSFFKHKLPSGVELNIPELGIENKLIQFIEDKNKPVDKTTWFNFDRLLFDTGKATLKPSSHEQLINMVEILKAYPQVDLKLGGYTDNTGSAVVNKKLSQDRADAVKSELVKRGIAASRLDAEGYGQEHPVASNATAEGRAQNRRIAVRVTKK; translated from the coding sequence ATGGCAGTAAATCTCTTAGACTTAGCGAAAGCTTACCTTACAAATACTGTTGTGAATCAGGTGAGTAACCATCTTGGCGAAAGCACAACCCAAACCCAAACAGCGCTAAACAGCGTGCTCCCCGCTGTGCTGGGCGGTATTATTCAGAAAGCATCGGAACCCGGAGGCCCGTCGACAATTATGAACCTGATTGGGCAGCTCACCACACCTAATCGTAACACAGGCGAAGTAATTGGGTCAACAAATGGTGTACTCGGTCAGCTCGACGACCTGATTAATGGCAAAAGTGGCCAGTTTTCCAGCCTCCTTTCTGTTGGCTCAGACCTTGTTTCCAGCCTGTTTGGCAACAAAGCAGCCTCTATTGCCGAAGCCATATCCAGCTTTAGTGGCGTAAAGCAATCGTCGGCATCGTCGCTAATGAGCCTGGTTAGCCCAATCCTGCTAAGTTTAATAGGTAAAAAAATGACTGACGATGGCAGCGGTCCCGTTGGTCTAACCAACTTACTGAATAGCCAGGCCCCTCTTGTTGAGGCTGCTGTTCCATCGGGTTTGGCTTCGCTACTCAGCACTATTCCCGGACTGGGCCTTTTAGGTGGACTGGGTGCCAAACTGTCGAACATGACCTCGGCTGCCAGAGAGTCAACGGCTACTTACAAACCGTCGTCAGTCCCCATTTATAACGACGATGATGACAATCGAGGCAACGGAAATCGCTGGCTACCCTGGCTTTTATTGGCACTTGGCGCATTAGCTCTATTCTTTGTGCTGCGGTCCTGCCAAAAAGATAGTACCACTACAACATCGTCGGCCGAAAACAGCATGGGGGCAACGGTCGATAGTACTGCTTCTGATGTTTCGGCAGCGACCGATAGCCTTGGTAGTGCTGTTGGTGCAGCTATCGATTCTGCCGAACAAGAACTTGCAGAAGCTACCGCCAAACTCGGATCGTTCTTCAAACACAAGTTGCCATCGGGTGTTGAGCTTAACATTCCAGAGCTCGGTATCGAAAATAAGCTGATTCAGTTTATTGAAGACAAGAATAAACCCGTCGATAAAACAACCTGGTTCAACTTCGATCGCTTACTATTCGACACGGGCAAAGCCACGCTTAAGCCATCGTCGCATGAGCAGTTGATCAATATGGTTGAGATTTTAAAAGCTTATCCACAGGTAGACCTTAAATTGGGTGGTTATACCGACAATACTGGTAGCGCTGTAGTCAATAAGAAATTATCGCAGGATCGGGCCGATGCCGTAAAATCCGAACTGGTTAAGCGAGGTATTGCAGCCTCCCGGCTGGATGCAGAAGGTTATGGCCAGGAGCACCCGGTCGCTTCGAATGCAACCGCTGAGGGTCGCGCCCAAAACCGCCGGATTGCCGTGCGCGTGACGAAGAAGTAA
- a CDS encoding amidase, whose translation MKKKVLFLAACLGSFFLGAFSTDDAQKPITTSMTEVAAQLLGLTFTAAERDSMLDNLNGFRTDYEALRKVDLPNDIAPALYFNPLPAGFKLPAGASSFNASPVGKVTLPANRNDLAFYTVAQLGELIRTRQISSVELTRFFLDRLKTYNSKLFCVITLTEELALKQAARADAELRAGNYRGPLHGIPYGAKDLLSQKNYKTTWGATPYKEQQLNLDATVIQRLDEAGAVLCVKTTLGALAMGDVWFGGKTRNPWKPETGSSGSSAGTASAVSAGLLPFGIGTETLGSIVSPSTVCGTTGLRPTFGRVSRHGAMALSWSMDKIGPIARTVEDCALVFNAIYGPDGNDLTVIDAPFQYSPLTSLKGMRIGYVKKAFESNYPTRMNDSLTLQTLRQLGAELVPFDLPTSVPANHISFLLGVEAAAAFDELTRSGKDDLLVRQLKSAWPNKFRSSRFVPAVEYIQANRARTKLINELDARLKAARIDVYVSPAYAGGNLTLTNLTGNPCVVLPNGFNQQNTPSSITFMGQLFEEGKVLAVAKAYQDATDWHKKHPTL comes from the coding sequence ATGAAAAAAAAAGTTCTCTTCCTCGCTGCCTGCCTGGGCAGTTTCTTTCTGGGTGCCTTTAGTACCGACGATGCCCAAAAACCAATAACGACCAGCATGACTGAAGTGGCAGCCCAGTTATTGGGCCTGACGTTCACTGCCGCCGAGCGCGATTCCATGCTCGACAATCTCAATGGGTTTCGAACCGATTATGAAGCGCTCCGCAAAGTTGACCTTCCGAACGACATAGCTCCAGCCTTGTACTTTAATCCGCTTCCGGCCGGTTTCAAACTTCCAGCGGGTGCTTCATCATTTAACGCATCCCCTGTTGGTAAGGTCACTTTACCCGCGAACCGAAACGACCTGGCTTTCTACACCGTTGCGCAACTGGGCGAACTGATTCGAACCCGACAAATTTCATCGGTTGAACTAACCCGGTTTTTCCTTGACCGGCTTAAAACCTATAATTCCAAACTCTTCTGCGTCATAACCCTTACAGAAGAACTGGCACTTAAACAAGCTGCTCGGGCCGATGCCGAACTTCGAGCGGGTAACTATCGCGGTCCACTGCATGGTATTCCCTATGGAGCTAAGGATTTGTTAAGCCAAAAAAATTATAAAACAACCTGGGGAGCAACTCCCTATAAGGAGCAGCAATTGAATCTCGATGCTACCGTTATCCAACGGCTCGACGAAGCAGGGGCCGTTTTATGCGTAAAAACGACACTCGGAGCACTGGCCATGGGCGATGTCTGGTTCGGGGGAAAAACCCGCAATCCCTGGAAGCCCGAAACAGGTTCTAGTGGCTCGTCGGCTGGTACGGCATCGGCTGTTTCAGCGGGTCTGTTGCCGTTCGGGATTGGCACCGAAACGCTGGGGTCTATCGTTTCGCCATCCACCGTTTGCGGCACCACCGGACTGCGACCAACGTTTGGCCGGGTGAGTCGCCACGGTGCCATGGCGCTTAGCTGGAGCATGGATAAAATTGGGCCAATTGCCCGCACAGTAGAAGATTGTGCGCTGGTTTTCAACGCCATATATGGGCCAGATGGTAATGATCTTACTGTGATTGATGCTCCTTTTCAATATAGCCCATTAACTTCACTGAAAGGAATGCGGATTGGCTACGTAAAAAAAGCCTTTGAAAGTAATTATCCTACCAGAATGAACGATTCACTGACGCTCCAAACGCTCCGGCAGTTAGGAGCTGAGTTAGTCCCGTTCGATCTACCAACCAGTGTTCCAGCAAATCATATTTCGTTTTTGCTGGGTGTTGAAGCCGCTGCTGCTTTTGATGAGCTAACCCGGTCGGGCAAAGACGATCTGTTGGTCCGTCAGCTCAAAAGTGCCTGGCCTAACAAATTCCGCTCGTCGCGATTCGTGCCAGCGGTTGAGTATATACAGGCAAATCGTGCCCGGACAAAACTCATCAATGAACTGGACGCAAGACTGAAGGCTGCCAGGATTGATGTTTATGTTAGCCCAGCTTATGCGGGTGGCAACCTAACACTTACAAACTTAACCGGCAACCCTTGCGTGGTATTGCCTAATGGTTTTAACCAGCAGAATACGCCCAGCAGCATTACGTTTATGGGACAATTGTTCGAAGAGGGTAAAGTACTGGCCGTAGCCAAAGCCTATCAGGATGCTACCGACTGGCATAAGAAGCACCCAACCTTGTAA
- the coaE gene encoding dephospho-CoA kinase (Dephospho-CoA kinase (CoaE) performs the final step in coenzyme A biosynthesis.), with amino-acid sequence MAIPLQIGVTGGIGSGKSVVCQIFRTLGIPVYIADDRAKWLTEHDPILKADILRLMGSNAYDALGHYNRRWIASQIFNDPVLLQQLNQVIHPRVLSDTQAWIREHTDKPYLIKEAAIMNAAGHGNTLDKVIVVQAPLQLRIERIQKRDPHRSEEEIRNIIHQQISDDERLLLADYVINNDEHQLLIPQVLAIHDEFLRQQPINS; translated from the coding sequence ATGGCAATTCCCCTTCAAATTGGCGTAACGGGCGGTATAGGCTCGGGCAAAAGTGTGGTTTGTCAAATTTTCAGAACACTTGGCATACCAGTATACATAGCCGACGATCGGGCGAAGTGGCTCACCGAACATGATCCTATTCTAAAGGCCGATATTCTGCGCCTAATGGGTTCTAATGCCTATGATGCTCTTGGCCACTATAATCGGCGCTGGATCGCTTCTCAGATATTCAATGATCCTGTATTGCTACAGCAACTCAATCAGGTTATCCATCCACGTGTTCTGAGCGACACCCAGGCCTGGATTCGGGAACATACCGACAAACCCTATCTGATTAAAGAGGCCGCAATTATGAACGCTGCCGGTCATGGCAATACGCTCGATAAAGTGATTGTTGTTCAGGCTCCTTTGCAACTACGGATCGAGCGAATCCAGAAACGGGACCCCCATCGCTCCGAAGAAGAAATCAGAAACATCATTCACCAGCAAATCAGCGACGACGAGCGCCTGCTCTTGGCCGATTACGTTATCAACAATGATGAGCATCAGTTGCTGATTCCGCAGGTACTGGCCATTCATGACGAATTTTTACGGCAACAGCCGATTAATTCGTGA